In the Rhinoderma darwinii isolate aRhiDar2 chromosome 13, aRhiDar2.hap1, whole genome shotgun sequence genome, one interval contains:
- the ACTR5 gene encoding actin-related protein 5: protein MAAPRPASNVFTFRDTRAVPDPLHEPVPDGPAVLVLDNGSFQLRAGWAGVGPKMQLRSVVARSRGGPRSLSRVGNDIPSLEPLRWLLRTPFDKNLPVNLELQELLCDHVFQRLGVTSPGCVDHPIVFTEAPCTPLHVRQMMSELLFECYRVPKVSFGVDGLYSFYHNKREALPSSAIVVSSGYHCTHILPVLNGRLDGNNCKRIHIGGFQAVTYLHRLLQLKYPGHLSAITLSRMEEILHEHCYVPDEYMEELKKWRCPDYYEENVHKMQLPFSSKLLGSAVPSEEKQERRQQQLRRLQELNARRREEKLQQDQERLDRLLYVQELLEDGQMEQFHKALVELNMDSAEELQSYIHKLNAAVEQGRQRVLGDSIDGKPQTPETMGGEAEEMEGISELEQLDSEEQMEPEKTTPNVQPMFNIAEYHQMYLGTERIRVPEVLFQPSLTGEDQAGLAETLQYILDRYPQEVQQDLVQNIFLTGGNVMYPGIKARMEKELLQIRPFGSTFHVSLASHPVLDAWNGASDWALQNLDTDEGWISRKDYEEMGGEYLKEHVASNSYTAIRLPKPAPRSAAPANSQETENVVQSNPGAAPS, encoded by the exons atggcagcGCCCAGGCCGGCGAGCAATGTATTCACATTCCGGGATACCCGGGCGGTCCCTGACCCGTTACATGAGCCGGTGCCGGACGGACCTGCTGTGCTCGTATTGGATAATGGCTCCTTCCAGCTACGAGCAGGTTGGGCGGGCGTGGGGCCCAAGATGCAGCTTCGCTCAGTGGTAGCTCGGAGCCGCGGCGGTCCTCGTAGCCTGAGCCGTGTGGGTAACGATATACCGAGCCTGGAGCCATTGAGATGGCTACTCCGGACACCGTTTGACAAGAACCTGCCGGTGAATCTGGAGCTGCAGGAACTGCTGTGTGATCACGTGTTCCAGAGACTGGGAGTGACGTCACCG GGCTGCGTCGATCACCCCATTGTGTTCACTGAAGCCCCGTGCACCCCGCTTCATGTCAGGCAGATGATGTCCGAGCTCCTGTTTGAGTGTTACCGGGTTCCTAAAGTGTCATTTGGCGTTGATGGGCTATACAGTTTCTATCACAACAAAAGGGAAGCATTGCCCAGCAGTGCCATCGTTGTGTCGTCCGGCTACCACTGCACTCATATACTTCCTGTCCTGAATGGCAG GTTGGACGGCAATAACTGCAAACGTATACACATTGGAGGCTTCCAGGCTGTGACATATCTTCATCGACTGCTGCAGCTGAAGTATCCAGGACACCTCTCTGCTATCACACTGAGCCGCATGGAGGAGATTCTGCATGAGCACTGCTATGTGCCAGACGAATACATGGAGG AGCTCAAGAAGTGGCGCTGCCCTGATTACTATGAGGAGAACGTCCACAAGATGCAGCTGCCCTTTTCTTCCAAGCTTCTGGGCAGCGCGGTGCCGTCCGAGGAGAAGCAGGAGCGCAGGCAGCAGCAGCTAAGACGTCTACAGGAACTTAATGCACGACGCAGGGAAGAAAAGCTTCAGCAAGACCAGGAGAGGCTGGACAGACTTCTTTACGTACAG GAACTCCTGGAGGATGGGCAGATGGAGCAGTTCCATAAAGCATTGGTGGAGCTGAATATGGACTCTGCAGAGGAGCTACAGTCTTACATTCACAAGCTCAATGCCGCTGTTGAGCAGGGCAGGCAGCGTGTACTGGGAGATTCAATAGACGGCAAACCACAG ACACCAGAAACAATGGGAGGAGAAGCAGAAGAAATGGAGGGGATTTCTGAACTGGAACAGCTTGACTCCGAGGAGCAGATGGAACCTGAAAAGACCACCCCAAATGTCCAG CCCATGTTTAATATTGCAGAGTATCATCAGATGTATCTGGGCACAGAGAGAATTCGTGTTCCTGAGGTGTTATTTCAGCCCTCTCTAACTGGAGAAGACCAGGCTGGCCTGGCAGAAACGCTGCAATATATACTTGACCG GTACCCACAAGAAGTGCAGCAGGACCTGGTGCAGAATATCTTCCTGACGGGGGGCAATGTAATGTATCCTGGAATAAAAGCGCGAATGGAGAAGGAGCTGCTGCAGATTAGGCCTTTTGGTTCCACTTTCCAT GTTTCATTGGCCTCTCATCCTGTCCTTGATGCCTGGAATGGGGCCTCTGACTGGGCCCTCCAGAATCTGGATACAGATGAGGGCTGGATAAGCCGTAAGGACTACGAAGAGATGGGAGGAGAGTACCTAAAAGAGCATGTGGCATCCAACAGCTACACGGCCATTCGACTGCCCAAACCCGCTCCGCGTAGCGCAGCACCAGCAAACAGCCAGGAGACAGAGAATGTTGTACAGAGTAACCCTGGAGCTGCACCATCCTAG